One window from the genome of Halostella litorea encodes:
- the arsM gene encoding arsenite methyltransferase → MMSDGGSADAGGDGLSAAEQRSAVRERYASIAEEGSTCCGDGAASTGGGGDDGPRDAAARSRAVGYGADDVDAVDGDANLGLGCGNPTAIAGLEAGETVLDLGSGGGFDCFLAAREVGEDGRVVGVDMTPEMVETARENVAENDAGNVEFRLGEIEHLPVADGSVDVILSNCVINLSPDKPQVFREAYRVLRPGGRLAVSDVVMTADVPADLRDDPTSVAACVAGAATVPELEAMLADAGFADVAVEPKAESEAFVREWDPDRDLSEYVASARIAAEKPADD, encoded by the coding sequence ATGATGAGTGACGGCGGTTCCGCCGACGCGGGCGGCGACGGCCTCTCCGCCGCGGAGCAGCGGTCGGCCGTCCGCGAGCGCTACGCCAGCATCGCCGAAGAGGGGTCGACGTGTTGCGGCGACGGAGCGGCGTCGACCGGCGGCGGGGGTGACGACGGCCCGCGCGACGCCGCCGCGCGGTCGCGCGCGGTGGGCTACGGGGCCGACGACGTCGACGCCGTCGACGGGGACGCGAATCTGGGCCTCGGCTGTGGCAACCCGACCGCTATCGCCGGCCTCGAGGCGGGCGAGACCGTCCTCGACCTCGGCTCCGGCGGGGGGTTCGACTGCTTCCTCGCGGCCCGGGAGGTCGGCGAGGACGGCCGCGTCGTCGGCGTCGACATGACCCCCGAGATGGTCGAGACGGCCCGCGAGAACGTCGCCGAAAACGACGCCGGCAACGTCGAGTTCAGGCTCGGCGAGATCGAACACCTCCCGGTCGCCGACGGGAGCGTCGACGTGATCCTCTCGAACTGCGTGATCAACCTCTCGCCGGACAAGCCGCAGGTGTTCCGCGAGGCGTACCGCGTGCTCCGACCGGGCGGCCGCCTGGCCGTCTCGGACGTCGTCATGACCGCCGACGTCCCGGCCGACCTGCGCGACGACCCGACGTCGGTCGCCGCCTGCGTCGCCGGCGCGGCGACGGTGCCGGAACTGGAGGCGATGCTCGCCGACGCCGGCTTCGCCGACGTGGCCGTCGAGCCGAAGGCCGAGAGCGAGGCGTTCGTCCGCGAATGGGACCCCGACCGCGACCTGAGCGAGTACGTCGCGTCGGCGCGAATAGCCGCGGAGAAACCAGCAGACGACTGA
- a CDS encoding initiation factor 2B, translating to MPDAFACFLRNDGEVLLCRRGDDPETGDGPTAESAEWDVPRAPAGDDPEAVATALAERAAGDATLVRSGRAVDAGGESVRPFLFDCADRSVDSAALPGDPAETAWATPTELLRRDAGPGAWRAYEVVAPTVRSVAADDEHGSAYLSVRALEVLRDRAAVVADEGAADDAELRDLAARLRRARPSMAALHNRVNRAVAEADGTPAGVEASADGGIDRAIRADEGAASAAADRVRGEHALTLSRSGTVLAALREGPPAALFVAESRPGNEGVGVAETLADGTSVTLHTDAAAAHVLATADVDAVLVGADTVLPDGSVVNKTGTRAVALAAAREGVPLYAAAASDKVATDEEVPLESGDRAAVYDGDAPVDVRNPTFDVTPPDLVEAVVTERGALSPDDVADVAEELRELAERADE from the coding sequence ATGCCCGACGCGTTCGCGTGTTTCCTCCGGAACGACGGCGAGGTACTGCTGTGTCGACGCGGCGACGACCCCGAGACCGGTGACGGGCCGACCGCGGAGTCCGCCGAGTGGGACGTGCCGCGCGCGCCGGCCGGCGACGACCCGGAAGCGGTGGCCACCGCCCTCGCGGAGCGCGCCGCGGGCGACGCGACGCTCGTGCGGAGCGGCCGTGCCGTCGACGCCGGGGGCGAGTCGGTCCGCCCCTTCCTGTTCGACTGCGCGGACCGGTCGGTCGACTCGGCGGCGCTCCCCGGCGACCCCGCGGAGACGGCGTGGGCGACGCCGACGGAACTGCTCCGGCGCGACGCCGGGCCGGGCGCGTGGCGGGCGTACGAGGTCGTCGCGCCGACGGTGCGCTCGGTCGCGGCGGACGACGAACACGGGTCGGCGTACCTCTCGGTGCGTGCGCTGGAGGTCCTGCGCGACCGCGCCGCCGTGGTCGCCGACGAGGGCGCGGCCGACGACGCCGAACTCCGGGACCTGGCGGCCCGCCTGCGCCGCGCCCGGCCGAGCATGGCCGCGCTCCACAACCGCGTCAACCGCGCCGTCGCCGAGGCCGACGGGACGCCGGCCGGCGTCGAGGCCAGCGCCGACGGCGGTATCGACCGCGCCATCCGGGCCGACGAGGGGGCCGCGAGCGCCGCCGCCGACCGCGTCCGCGGCGAGCACGCGCTGACGCTCTCCCGCTCGGGCACCGTCCTCGCGGCGCTGCGCGAGGGGCCGCCCGCCGCGCTGTTCGTCGCGGAGTCCCGCCCCGGGAACGAGGGCGTCGGCGTCGCCGAGACGCTGGCCGACGGGACGAGCGTGACGCTCCACACGGACGCCGCGGCCGCGCACGTGCTGGCGACGGCGGACGTCGACGCCGTCCTCGTCGGCGCGGACACCGTCCTGCCCGACGGAAGCGTCGTGAACAAGACCGGCACCCGCGCCGTCGCGCTCGCCGCGGCGCGGGAGGGCGTCCCGCTGTACGCCGCCGCCGCCAGCGACAAGGTAGCGACCGACGAGGAGGTGCCCCTGGAGTCGGGCGACCGCGCGGCGGTGTACGACGGCGACGCGCCGGTCGACGTGCGCAACCCCACGTTCGACGTGACGCCGCCGGACCTGGTCGAGGCCGTCGTCACCGAGCGCGGCGCGCTGTCGCCCGACGACGTGGCCGACGTCGCCGAGGAACTGCGGGAACTGGCCGAGCGCGCGGACGAGTAA
- a CDS encoding ArsR/SmtB family transcription factor, with protein sequence MTQQRSEGRAAEGQDQQSAGCCSGPHAHSLPESAVAADVDVLATLGNDTRYEALRVIAEGDDDGVCVCEIEPALGVSQGAVSQALSRLFSAGLVERRKEGRWRYYTPTPRAERLLRVLDDTRSVDDE encoded by the coding sequence ATGACGCAACAGCGATCCGAGGGCCGGGCGGCCGAGGGACAGGACCAGCAGTCCGCGGGCTGCTGTTCGGGGCCGCACGCGCACTCCCTCCCCGAGTCGGCGGTGGCCGCCGACGTGGACGTGCTCGCGACGCTCGGGAACGACACGCGGTACGAGGCGCTCCGGGTCATCGCCGAGGGCGACGACGACGGCGTCTGCGTCTGCGAGATAGAGCCCGCGCTCGGCGTCAGCCAGGGCGCGGTGAGCCAGGCGCTCTCGCGGCTGTTCAGCGCCGGGCTGGTCGAGCGGCGAAAGGAGGGGCGCTGGCGGTACTACACGCCGACGCCCCGGGCGGAGCGCCTGCTCCGCGTCCTCGACGACACGAGGTCGGTCGATGATGAGTGA
- a CDS encoding nucleoside hydrolase: MAQKVLLDVDPGTDDALLLAMLLEADDWDVVGITTVAGNATVGKTTHNALSILEFLDRTDVPVARGAHRPLVDEHEDAEWVHGPDGIRGDLPEPSAEPVEAEASDFMLETAREYGEDLTVAAVGPLTNVAVALARDPTFADRVGDLYFMGGAALTSGNATPAAEFNALADPIAASRVVQDATPKMVGLGVTEPAIIREETVERWRSSAEPLATVGEWCNYPDKLKHDGGYSVPDAVVGAHMIGDVLEFEDLPLAVDTSHGPSRGATIADTRDEAENKEPPNAAVATAVDVEAYREVVSDLVESL; encoded by the coding sequence ATGGCGCAGAAAGTTCTGCTGGACGTCGATCCGGGGACGGACGACGCTCTCCTGCTGGCGATGCTGCTCGAAGCCGACGACTGGGACGTGGTGGGGATCACCACCGTCGCCGGCAACGCGACAGTCGGGAAGACCACGCACAACGCCCTCTCGATACTGGAGTTCCTGGACCGGACGGACGTGCCGGTCGCGCGGGGCGCACACCGGCCGCTCGTCGACGAACACGAGGACGCGGAGTGGGTCCACGGGCCGGACGGCATCCGCGGCGACCTCCCGGAGCCGAGCGCGGAACCGGTGGAGGCGGAGGCCTCGGACTTCATGCTGGAGACCGCACGCGAGTACGGCGAGGATCTCACTGTCGCCGCCGTCGGGCCGCTGACGAACGTCGCGGTGGCGCTGGCCCGGGACCCGACCTTCGCCGACCGGGTCGGCGACCTCTACTTCATGGGCGGCGCGGCGCTGACCAGCGGCAACGCGACGCCCGCCGCGGAGTTCAACGCGCTCGCCGACCCCATTGCGGCCAGCCGGGTCGTGCAGGACGCGACCCCGAAGATGGTCGGCCTCGGCGTCACGGAGCCGGCGATCATCCGGGAGGAGACGGTCGAGCGGTGGCGTTCATCCGCCGAGCCGCTGGCGACCGTCGGCGAGTGGTGCAATTACCCGGACAAGCTCAAACACGACGGCGGCTACTCCGTGCCCGACGCCGTCGTCGGCGCGCACATGATCGGCGACGTGCTGGAGTTCGAGGACCTCCCGCTGGCGGTCGACACGTCCCACGGGCCGAGCCGCGGCGCGACCATCGCCGACACCCGCGACGAGGCCGAGAACAAGGAGCCGCCGAACGCCGCCGTGGCGACCGCGGTAGACGTCGAGGCGTACCGCGAAGTCGTCTCCGACCTCGTCGAGTCGCTCTGA
- the arsN2 gene encoding arsenic resistance N-acetyltransferase ArsN2, which produces MTDPSITLRDADGDDLARVESLLAANGLPSGDVRTKPECFHVARADGALVGVGGVEVHGSNGLLRSVVVPEPHRGQGYGRALCDALEARARDAGVGTLFLLTTTAADFFRRRGYEAVDRDGVPPAIAGTTEFADLCPNAATCMRKRL; this is translated from the coding sequence ATGACCGACCCATCGATCACGCTCCGGGACGCCGACGGGGACGACCTCGCGCGCGTCGAATCCCTGCTGGCGGCGAACGGGCTCCCGAGCGGGGACGTGCGGACGAAGCCGGAGTGTTTCCACGTCGCCCGCGCCGACGGCGCGCTCGTCGGCGTCGGCGGCGTCGAAGTCCACGGCTCGAACGGGCTCCTCCGGTCGGTCGTCGTCCCGGAGCCCCACCGCGGGCAGGGGTACGGTCGGGCGCTGTGCGACGCGCTGGAGGCGCGGGCGCGCGACGCCGGGGTCGGGACGCTGTTCCTGCTGACGACGACCGCGGCCGACTTCTTCCGCCGGCGGGGCTACGAGGCGGTCGACCGGGACGGCGTCCCACCGGCCATCGCGGGGACGACCGAGTTCGCGGACCTGTGCCCCAACGCCGCGACCTGCATGCGGAAGCGGCTGTGA
- the ddh gene encoding D-2-hydroxyacid dehydrogenase, with protein sequence MQLRRLGIDDSVSVIFPPDRLAAELSDVGVEVTVGEDPGDLAECDAVVTFAHRGDYLETADWVHSIQAGYDRFPLAEFEARDVALTNSTGVHYDSVGETVASYVLAFARRLHDAVAAQQRRAWDRPEWHEPFTVAGESICVVGLGALGRGIADRAAGLGMDVTGVKRTPEDVPGVGEVYPSDEYRDAIADARFVALAVPLTDETEGMIGEAELDAMRDDAYLLNVARGDVVDQDALVAALEADRIAGAALDVFEEEPLPENSPLWGMDEVIVTPHTAGATRDYAGNVAELVRENAGRIADGEELHNRVV encoded by the coding sequence ATGCAACTCCGTCGCCTCGGAATCGACGACTCCGTCAGCGTCATCTTCCCGCCGGACAGGCTCGCCGCCGAACTGTCGGACGTGGGCGTCGAGGTCACCGTCGGCGAGGACCCCGGCGACCTCGCGGAATGCGACGCCGTCGTCACGTTCGCCCACCGCGGCGACTACCTCGAAACCGCCGACTGGGTCCACTCGATACAGGCCGGCTACGACCGCTTCCCGCTTGCGGAGTTCGAGGCGCGGGACGTCGCGCTGACCAACAGCACGGGCGTCCACTACGACAGCGTCGGCGAGACGGTGGCGAGCTACGTGCTCGCGTTCGCCCGCCGGCTGCACGACGCCGTCGCCGCCCAGCAGCGCCGGGCGTGGGACCGCCCCGAGTGGCACGAACCGTTCACCGTCGCCGGCGAGTCGATATGCGTCGTCGGCCTCGGCGCGCTGGGCCGGGGCATCGCCGACCGCGCGGCCGGCCTCGGGATGGACGTGACCGGCGTCAAGCGAACGCCCGAGGACGTGCCGGGCGTCGGCGAGGTGTACCCCAGCGACGAGTACCGGGACGCCATCGCGGACGCCCGCTTCGTCGCGCTCGCGGTGCCGCTGACCGACGAGACCGAGGGGATGATCGGCGAGGCGGAACTCGACGCGATGCGCGACGACGCGTACCTCCTGAACGTCGCCCGCGGCGACGTGGTCGACCAGGACGCGCTGGTCGCCGCGCTGGAGGCCGACCGGATCGCGGGCGCGGCGCTCGACGTGTTCGAGGAGGAGCCCCTGCCCGAGAACTCGCCGCTGTGGGGGATGGACGAGGTGATCGTCACGCCCCACACCGCGGGGGCGACGCGGGACTACGCGGGCAACGTGGCCGAACTGGTCCGGGAGAACGCCGGCCGGATCGCCGACGGCGAGGAGCTACACAACCGCGTCGTCTGA